One window from the genome of Kluyveromyces marxianus DMKU3-1042 DNA, complete genome, chromosome 3 encodes:
- the SCT1 gene encoding bifunctional glycerol-3-phosphate/glycerone-phosphate O-acyltransferase SCT1 → METPLIKKEPVVVRHSTPHVEDDPNDPPFMYEEPALWRKMVYDVFLWLFTKIFDCFFREIRTRGGYKVPTQGPIIFVAAPHANQFVDPVILMGQVKKTVNKRVSFIVAEKSLRRPAVGTFARCAMSIGVVRAQDNLKLAKGKIRVDPDNYQRIIGTNTEFTKFHQKGLIGLPKSLGNVEIDSIVSDTELILRKEFKMQKPEVKATLLNGTAFKYAPKVNQSRVYHNVFEHLAHDQCIGIFPEGGSHDRTDLLPLKAGVAIMALGCMDLHPDVNVKIVPCGMNYFHPHKFRSRAVVEFGHPIEISKELVAKYRNPATNREAVKELLDTITEGLKAVTVTCPDYETLMVVQAIRRLYAGHLVSKLPLPLVVEMNRRIVNGFQTLKDNEDISKLKEDILRYNSHLRDYNIPDHQVETATVNMPRSLGLLIWRSVKLVILLTLALPGIILFSPVFIAAKRISAKKAAEALAASTVKVKANDVIATWKILIGIGVAPLLYSLWSILFVWYFRDSLTKNKFLSFIIAYTCCATVTYSALISGDHGMDIFKSIRPLYLAIISPKGLQSLKDERTVLSEKINGIVNEYGPRLFPDFNVESLASYASGHSLSDEQIEEQEDRKTSELKRRRRLAKLKKRLQSQQENPEHVKSSSTATTDDESDALSMINSDNSLSNIPIFSNRDRSTSSTSIGSMGSSIEVSLNTSDEKSHSISGIADQVRKNRAD, encoded by the coding sequence ATGGAAACGCCattgatcaagaaagagCCGGTGGTAGTGCGTCATTCCACGCCCCATGTGGAAGATGATCCCAATGACCCGCCCTTTATGTACGAGGAGCCTGCATTGTGGAGAAAAATGGTGTACGATGTGTTTTTATGGCTCTTCACCAAGATTTTCGACTGCTTCTTTAGGGAAATCAGAACTCGCGGTGGGTACAAGGTCCCGACTCAGGGCCccattatttttgttgctgCTCCTCATGCGAACCAATTCGTAGATCCGGTCATTCTCATGGGCCAGGTGAAGAAAACGGTCAACAAACGTGTTTCGTTCATTGTTGCGGAAAAATCACTAAGGAGACCTGCAGTCGGGACGTTTGCGCGTTGCGCGATGTCAATTGGCGTTGTTAGGGCACAGGATAACTTGAAACTGGCCAAGGGTAAGATCAGGGTCGACCCGGATAACTACCAAAGAATCATCGGAACCAACACCGAATTCACAAAATTCCATCAAAAGGGCCTCATCGGCTTGCCAAAGTCCCTAGGAAACGTCGAGATCGATAGCATCGTAAGCGATACTGAATTGATCTTGCGTAAAGAATTTAAGATGCAGAAACCGGAAGTCAAGGCTACTTTGTTGAACGGAACCGCCTTCAAATACGCTCCAAAGGTCAACCAGTCTCGTGTGTACCATAATGTGTTCGAACACTTGGCACACGACCAATGCATCGGTATCTTCCCTGAGGGTGGCTCCCATGATAGAACGGATTTGCTACCATTGAAAGCCGGTGTCGCTATCATGGCCCTTGGATGTATGGACCTGCACCCAGACGTTAACGTGAAAATTGTCCCCTGCGGTATGAACTACTTCCACCCACATAAGTTCAGATCAAGAGCGGTAGTCGAGTTCGGCCATCCAATTGAGATCTCAAAAGAGTTAGTCGCTAAATACAGAAACCCAGCTACAAACAGAGAAGCCGTTAAAGAGCTGTTGGATACCATTACAGAAGGTTTGAAAGCCGTCACAGTCACTTGTCCTGACTACGAGACGTTGATGGTGGTCCAAGCCATCAGAAGATTGTACGCAGGTCACTTGGTCTCCAAGTTGCCGCTACCTTTGGTCGTGGAGATGAACAGAAGAATTGTCAATGGATTCCAAACTTTGAAGGACAACGAGGATATATCCAAACTGAAGGAAGATATTCTGAGATACAACTCGCACTTGAGAGACTATAATATCCCAGACCATCAAGTTGAAACAGCAACCGTTAACATGCCTCGCAGTTTGGGTCTCTTGATATGGAGATCTGTAAAGCTGGTCATTCTTTTGACTCTAGCTCTGCCCGGTATCATTCTATTCTCTCCAGTGTTTATTGCCGCTAAAAGAATATCCGCTAAGAAGGCCGCAGAAGCATTGGCCGCCTCTACGGTCAAGGTTAAGGCCAACGATGTTATTGCAACCTGGAAAATCCTTATCGGTATCGGTGTTGCACCACTCTTGTACTCGCTTTGGTCCATACTATTCGTCTGGTACTTCAGAGATAGCCTCACCAAAAACAAGTTTTTAAGCTTTATCATTGCATACACTTGTTGCGCTACAGTTACATATTCAGCTCTAATAAGTGGTGATCATGGAATGGACATTTTCAAGTCTATCAGACCACTATACTTGGCTATTATATCACCAAAGGGTTTGCAATCTTTAAAAGATGAACGTACGGTATTGTCAGAAAAGATCAATGGAATCGTTAATGAATATGGTCCTAGACTTTTCCCTGATTTCAACGTAGAGTCTCTTGCTAGTTATGCTAGTGGTCATTCTCTATCAGACGAACAGATAGAGGAGCAAGAAGACAGAAAGACATCTGAActgaagagaagaagaagactcGCGAAACTCAAGAAGAGATTACAATCACAACAAGAAAACCCTGAACATGttaaatcttcttctactgCTACGACAGATGACGAAAGTGATGCGTTATCGATGATAAATAGTGATAATTCGCTCTCCAA
- the PPQ1 gene encoding protein-serine/threonine phosphatase has protein sequence MGNSPSKNQYGIQGTIKHSSGSQQQQGSSLSDETGNEPNDPDDSRPLPTITTNPTLIASAKSRAQQQQQQQHMNMNMNSQLSSSTPRTFDLDIDLSLACELNSTKYPFSTSNTSSISSTSDSSFSMKSGSTQAIAPGGGSLPMTSSSSLSDSHFDHSPMSLPPIKEENCTAPSSVSSSFRKGVKIQNQRSARPIILKRAAHDPNCTDQVNIDDMIEKLLYLGESRIYHSKDFPFRSWEIQLVCTMAREVFLNQPSLLKLQAPIKVVGDVHGQFTDLLRILRLSGVPPDTNYLFLGDYVDRGKQSLETILLLLCYKIKYPDNFFMLRGNHESANVTKMYGFYDECKRRLSTKAWKMFVDVFNSLPFAAIIQDKIFCVHGGISPQLSDLRQVANIHRPTDVPDDGLLTDLLWSDPDSSVKDWSLNDRGVSYTFSKKNIADFCSKFKFDLIIRGHMVVEDGYEFFARKKLVTIFSAPNYCGEFENWGAVMSVTTGLMCSFELLKPHGIRRKR, from the coding sequence ATGGGAAACAGCCCGTCTAAGAATCAATATGGCATTCAAGGTACGATCAAACACTCAAGTGGCTCTCAGCAGCAACAAGGCTCGTCATTGAGTGATGAGACCGGTAATGAACCTAATGACCCAGATGATAGTAGGCCCCTACCTACTATCACTACGAATCCAACATTGATTGCATCTGCCAAGAGCAGAGcacagcaacaacaacaacaacaacacatGAACATGAACATGAATTCCCAATTATCTTCGTCTACGCCAAGAACGTTCGACTTGGACATTGATTTATCGCTGGCATGCGAACTAAACTCCACCAAATACCCTTTCTCAACGTCCAATACTTCAAGTAtctcttcaacttctgACTCGTCCTTCTCGATGAAGTCTGGCAGCACTCAGGCGATTGCTCCAGGCGGTGGTTCTTTACCAATGAcctcttcatcatcgttaTCGGACTCTCATTTCGATCACTCTCCCATGTCCTTGCCCCCTATCAAGGAGGAAAATTGCACGGCCCCATCGTCCGTCTCGTCCTCCTTCAGAAAAGGTGTTAAGattcaaaaccaaagatCCGCAAGACCGATCATCTTGAAGCGTGCAGCACACGACCCCAACTGTACGGACCAAGTCAATATCGACGACATGATCGAGAAATTGCTCTACCTTGGTGAGTCTAGAATCTACCACTCAAAGGATTTCCCATTTCGCTCGTGGGAAATCCAACTAGTTTGCACCATGGCTAGAGAAGTCTTCTTGAATCAGCCTTCGCTATTGAAGCTCCAGGCACCTATTAAAGTCGTCGGTGATGTCCACGGCCAATTCACAGATCTTTTACGGATCTTGAGATTGTCCGGTGTACCACCAGATACAAACTATCTTTTCCTTGGAGACTACGTCGATAGAGGCAAGCAATCTCTGGAAACCATCTTACTATTGCTCTGCTACAAGATCAAGTATCCAGacaacttcttcatgtTGCGGGGTAACCACGAGTCTGCTAATGTCACCAAGATGTACGGCTTCTACGATGAGTGTAAGCGTCGATTGTCCACCAAAGCGTGGAAGATGTTTGTCGACGTCTTTAATAGTTTGCCCTTCGCCGCCATCATCCAAGACAAGATTTTCTGCGTACATGGGGGTATCTCTCCTCAGTTGTCAGATTTGAGGCAGGTGGCCAATATCCATAGGCCGACAGACGTTCCAGATGACGGTCTCCTAACAGACTTGTTATGGTCAGATCCAGACTCCTCTGTCAAGGATTGGTCTCTGAATGATCGTGGTGTCTCGTATActttctcaaagaaaaacattGCAGACTTTTGCTCtaaattcaaatttgatttgatcaTTAGAGGCCACATGGTAGTCGAAGACGGTTATGAGTTTTTTGCAAGGAAGAAATTGGTCACAATATTTAGTGCTCCAAACTACTGCGGTGAATTCGAAAACTGGGGTGCTGTCATGAGTGTCACAACGGGCTTAATGTGCAGTTTCGAACTATTGAAACCTCACGGtataagaagaaagagataa
- the CBC2 gene encoding nuclear cap-binding protein subunit CBC2 — translation MSLAEFDEIKYDHSCDRLDKPSRYLIRKAKRDPESGLQQLRKSMKSCTVYVGNLSFYTSEEQIYELFSKCGTIKKIIMGLDRFKFTPCGFCFIIFEKMEDALNSIKYLSDTKLDDREITIDLDPGFEEGRQFGRGKSGGQVSDEMRFEFDASRGGFYTPLENRIGTNANFGARRVKNIPEQQEDDIVDEDEDAYIPGQ, via the coding sequence ATGTCTCTAGCTGAATTTGATGAGATTAAATATGATCACAGTTGTGATAGATTGGACAAGCCATCTCGTTATTTGATACGTAAGGCTAAACGTGACCCAGAATCTGGACTCCAACAGTTGAGAAAGTCCATGAAGTCATGTACTGTATATGTTGGTAACCTATCTTTCTACACTAGTGAGGAACAGATCTATGAATTATTCTCTAAATGTGGTACTATTAAGAAGATTATCATGGGTCTAGATAGATTTAAGTTTACACCATGCGGTTTCTGTTTTATAATATTCGAGAAGATGGAAGATGCGCTAAATTCGATTAAATACCTGAGTGATACCAAGCTAGATGACCGTGAAATCACCATTGATTTGGACCCTGGTTTCGAGGAAGGAAGACAATTCGGTAGAGGTAAGAGTGGTGGCCAAGTCAGCGACGAAATGAGATTCGAGTTTGATGCTTCTAGAGGTGGTTTCTACACTCCTCTTGAAAACAGAATTGGAACTAACGCCAATTTCGGTGCAAGAAGGGTAAAAAACATCCctgaacaacaagaagatgatataGTAGACGAGGATGAAGACGCATACATTCCCGGTCAATGA
- the CUP9 gene encoding Cup9p (cl00084, Homeodomain), which yields MSTSSSSNGTGPGSGSGSGSGNGNAVTLPSIKSLLYSNSNSGNNSDVVQVPSHALPHEIQYTMTDIALNRHIGANCTSSSSKQMLPPLRARSHSEPMDPLVTLSNTASQMLHTRDKPEGITQGVSVGRSNSLLLTQSSHSMARPQHSVYSMISTHGTPAGTFVPATAPASTPNVVLSTLSPISTPAITNNNTTRVMNTHTNNSSSNSNGISNGHMNSIHSNSNSHSSEGNSNNNITGGNNSNINAGMNMNINTGNNGLTGYAMVSGVNAGGKKHSRKKSKSSKSLMNSSKRSNLPKEVINVLNDWLLKNLHNPYPTPQVKRELLEKTGLNHVQLSNWFINVRRRKIFNEYYKLNQSVNTDKSMKNSDMLPSNYNDDQNDDGSDPQLEMRFRTIPLTRRKKLIDRLEELKRLSSSNMPPPSHRRQP from the coding sequence ATGAGTactagcagcagcagtaatGGAACAGGGCCTGGATCTGGATCTGGGAGTGGAAGTGGAAACGGCAATGCAGTGACCCTTCCCTCTATCAAATCGTTGTTGTACAGCAACAGTAATTCTGGTAATAACAGCGATGTTGTACAGGTACCCTCGCACGCTCTCCCACACGAGATTCAATATACAATGACGGATATCGCCCTAAATCGACATATTGGTGCCAATTGCACGTCGTCATCTTCGAAGCAGATGCTTCCTCCCTTGAGGGCGAGATCTCATTCGGAACCAATGGATCCTTTAGTGACACTTTCGAATACTGCATCGCAGATGTTGCATACGCGCGATAAACCGGAAGGAATAACGCAGGGTGTGTCGGTAGGCCGCTCGAATTCGCTTTTGCTTACGCAGAGTTCGCATTCGATGGCTCGCCCCCAGCATTCTGTATACTCAATGATATCCACACATGGTACCCCAGCTGGAACGTTTGTTCCGGCTACCGCTCCGGCAAGTACGCCCAACGTCGTGCTGTCGACGCTCTCGCCGATTTCCACTCCAGCTataacaaacaacaatacTACTCGTGTCATGAACACTCacaccaacaacagcagcagtaaCAGTAACGGTATCAGTAATGGACATATGAATAGCATCCACAGCAATTCCAATAGTCATAGCAGTGAAGGTaatagcaacaacaacatcactGGTGGTAACAATTCTAATATTAATGCAGGTATGAACATGAATATAAACACAGGCAACAATGGCTTGACTGGGTACGCAATGGTAAGTGGTGTGAACGCTGGCGGCAAAAAGCACTCCCGTAAGAAGTCTAAGTCATCAAAATCTCTAATGAACTCATCCAAACGATCTAACCTTCCAAAAGAGGTCATCAACGTCTTGAACGATTGGCTTTTGAAAAACCTGCATAACCCATACCCAACTCCACAGGTTAAGCGTGAGTTGCTCGAAAAGACAGGTTTGAACCACGTACAGTTGTCAAACTGGTTCATTAATGTTAGACGTCGTAAAATATTCAATGAATACTACAAACTGAATCAATCGGTTAACACAGACAAATCTATGAAGAATTCGGATATGCTGCCATCCAACTACAATGATGACCAAAATGATGACGGATCTGATCCTCAATTGGAAATGAGGTTCCGAACTATCCCACTGACGAGAAGGAAAAAGTTGATCGATCGTCTAGAAGAATTAAAACGTTTGTCGTCAAGTAATATGCCTCCACCGAGTCATCGTCGACAGCCGTGA